tgctaagacccgcctcctggctctgattggccgtTTCTGGACAGCACTGGGAGATGGCAGGGGaactccatttttttctcatatatTATCTCACAACATACTGACAGTttacacaaatatgtaaaaaaaaaaaaaaaaatttaaagaagttacatactgcagcttgaacgttttttaagttttaattaattcatttaagACATTGTCACTGCAACATCCACCTGTATCATCACATGCTGCTTGTTTTCCTTCTACCAGGCAGCTCTAGTGTGGATGTGATGATTGAGGTCTTGGAGCTTCACCAGTGGGATTCCTTTCAAGGCGACTGAAGTTTAGTTTTTCACTGGAGCCAATCCATGATCTCCATTTCCTGCCACGTCTGACTGGTCTTTGTAGTCAGGAGTTCTGGCCGAGCCCACAACAACCAACTGGGACACAAATGGACTTTGAACCAATGGGACGCCAGCTACCAGGTTCACCACTTTTCCTTGTCCAATCACAACTTTGTTGCAGACTTGAACTTACCAAGACAATATGACCAAAAATCTCCCTGGACAAACTTAATATGTGAAAATCTTTTAAAGCCAGAGAACAGAACCCAGTCTGGGCTTGAAGCTTTCAGTAAtcttaaatcagatttatttggaCATTGTGTCCTCTGTGGAGGTGATAGAAGAACAGATTTATGTCAAATCTGCTGCACAGGGACACATTTGTCTCTCgctgtaaaacataaaactctttACAAAAGAAGAATGTGTTCTCTAAAGAAATATCTGGAATTTCCAgcaagcaggagaaaaaaactgcaggaaatgataaaaacttgagcttgaaaacatttctctctctctgcagttttttatttgctttgttcCTCAAAATTCAGATGTGgaatgaaaattttattttctcaactCTTAATGTAATTTGGATCAGATCTGATTTTCCCAGAAGGAGCTTGTCCCTTTTAAATGAATCGTTCCGTTTGACCCAACAAGCTTCTGTCACATGTAACAGAGTAATACTTGTGTAAATGTATCAGAGTCCAAGGAGGCCAAGAGGGACACGTCAGCAGCAAGAAATTATAATAACCAGAGATAAAACAGTCAGTGTCTATTAAAGGCAGCAGCTCAGCCAGCTGAATTCAGCCCTTCTGGGATTTGTCTTGATAAAATCTGCTGGAGTGAAGCTTCAGCAGTGAAAACAGCCTGATGTTGGCTCAGGTCAAAGGGTTTTAATTGTTCCTGTTGGACTCATTGATTCATTtcagatacacacacactctgtctGCTTCACACTCAGACAAGAAGAAACACTTTTGTCCAAAAGAGACACAATAACAGCAGCTCTTCCCTCCAACAATCCAGTTCAGATCCGGACCCTCCTTGTTCTGGTCGTGTTCAACACAAAGGGAAAATGTTACTATTGGATGTGAAGTCCACCTGAACAAAGACCCAGTGTTCTCAGCCGATACAATCACAGCTGACCTTGATTGGTTACATCTCAGAAACGCTGCAGGAACTCCTGCAGCTTCCAGACGCTTTGGACTGCAAAGGTCCCACATTCAACTCTCAGTCTCAAGAAGCCTGTCGGACATTTTGCTCTGCTCTCATCTGGAGCCACAGCTGGAACAAAGACGGGACAAACAGCAGCCTGAAAGTCTTGTTGTGTCTGACCTGTTAGACCCTGGTTAGCTAGAGGTGAAGCTCCTCCCACCTCTCTGGACGGCCTCAGAGACAACCAGTGGTTCAGTGTGTGTGGGTTTGACAGTGTGCAGGTTACTGGATATGCTTGTGTGTTTCAGATGAACTGCACCttgtttaaattttacaaaatacttcaAGGAGCTCCTGAACAGCCTCTCCATTTCAGCAGCCATGAGGAGAAGATTCAGCAACACATCCAACATGTTCAATTAaaggaagcagagagagagagttagCAGGAGAGATATTAGAGATCCTGCAGAGGGACAGACAGCTGGACATAATGGACAAACTGCAGGAATGAAAACAAACGTCCAGAAAGAAGACAAAGATCAGACATGAGGAATGTGGTGTGTGTTGGAGAGTTCCTGGAAGAGTCAGTGGTCTCCTTACCGGCTCGATAGACGAAGTGGGCCTCAGCTTCAGAGGACGATGGCGACAGCAGCTCGTCATCGAACTCATTGGAGCTGAAGGAGCCAGAGTGGTTCCTCTTGCGAGCGTCCATGACAGCGTTGGCCACCATGACGTGTCGCAGAGAGTCGTTCAGGTAGCGGTGCAGCAGGCTGCTCTTGTACTTGGGTGGAGACACGTAGTCCTCGGCCTCCACTGCAGAACGCAGCCCTGGGTCCATGCCGATGGCCACGCCCACCATGGGGGAGCCTTCCTTCTTGATGACGCTCTGGTACAAGGGCTTGGTGAGATCCTCAGGACCGCTCTGTGTCCTCTGAGGGTTGTCTCCATCTGCAACATCAGGACATGCTCACATGACTGTTCTGTTGGTGGAGGACAGGAAGTCTTCTCCACAACAAGAACCATCTCTTAAAACTTTAGAACAAACttccgttgccatggtgatcTGTAGTATAAGATaaacatcatttttattcaggCTCTTGTCCCGACTCCTAACTGGGATCAGTTATCAACATAGAACAGTGGAAATGAACCTCAACTCTCCACAATAAGGAAAACTGTGTCTGAATTGATCTCTGTTGGTTTGTCTCTCAGGTCTGTTCTTCATTTTACTGATAGTGAAAACCTGAAGGGAATCTCGTCTTCAAGTCTCTCTCTCAACCTAAAGTAAGAGCTCAATCCACTCGTTGGGTTGTAGAACTCTCTATGGATAAAGAACATCTGTTGTTGGTCACATTGATGCAGAAACAGTAAAGACTGCAGCATAAGGCCTGTATATACATATGGTGATGTAAACCAGTGGCACTGACTGGTTCCAGTCTCTCCATCTTCATCTGGGTCACTGCATTTAGGTCCCATCAGTTTTTTTGTGGTCATAAAGTCTCTAAAAACAATCAGTGGAAGTGCACATTGTAATGACTCATTTCCTCCATCAGATGTTGGACTCCAGGTTCAGTTATTGTCTCAGTTCTGTTCAGCCAGTCTGAAGGAAAACGGTTATTTGGAGCTAATCTTTCGttcaaacagcagaaccaggagACTCCAGCCTGCTGCTCCTGCCCACATGTTGGCATCGCCTCCAGAACAAAAAGCCCAGTTCAGACTTCAGACCCAGAACCAAACCGTAATGAATGCTGTCCAGCATCTTCTCTGTCACCAAACAATCTGACCTTTTGATTTaatccaataaaaatattaaactgttCTACTGAGCAGAACATCAGGTCTGCTCTGGACTCCAAGCAGAAAACAGGTTTTACTTTAGCCTGgatttgctgctgcagctccagaaccagctggacCGTTTCAGGACAGTAAGAGCAATGAAGACACGGTCAACAGGGTCAGATCTGATCCCAGAAATAGTCTCTGGAACAAAAGCATAGGCTTCAGAACATAATGGAGGACCTTTCAGCACACAGGCCAGCAGTGGGAGCAGGCTGCGGATCGCTCCAGAACCAGAATATGACAGGGAGACGAGTCAGGGAGATATACGGAGCCTCTGGTGGTGCAGCGGCCTGCGgcacacacaacacaaacaccATGCACACATTCCTCTGGGAGCCACACGCTCAGCTTCTCCTCCTCACACACTGAGAGAGAGATTACTGACACCACAGAACTCTGAACTTTCTGTTCATTCACTGCAGGACGACTGAACTTTGACTTTCTTACGCTTCCACACCAAAACGGGCCGGACCTTCCCATGAGAGCCAGCGTGTGTTTGCACATTTGCCAGCTCCACTGACTGATAGAAGGAGAACATgcaatgttctggttctgagctCAGAAGATCATATCCAAGTGTTTGTGCAGTTTGGACAGTTTGTCCTCAGAGCAGCAGGTGAGGCGTACCTTGGGAGCAGCTGTCGTCGCTGCTGACGCTCAGCCTCTCGGCGTTGCCCTGAACGTATTTGTTGTAGAGTTTGATCCGGAGCGCCCAGCTCAGGTCCGGCTGCCTCACCGTGTTCTTCAGGCGTCTCCTGGCGTTGGCGAACCAGTTGGACACCTGAGGGGGACGAAGCAGGAAGGGGACACACACGGCAAACAGGAAGACGTGTTAATGTCTAGAGTCCACACTCGTCCACATTCACAGCCAGACTAAACGTGTCGTCCTCAGTGGAGACGTCGCCTCGCTGCAGAGACAGAGTCCAGCTGCAgatcagctgcagctctctgatCGGAGCTGAGAGGAACATCCCAGACGTTCTGCAGGAAAACTGAAGCCTCTCAGCTTTTTACTGTGTACAAAGAATCGGCTGACGGCCAGTGAACGCATCATTTCATGATCTAATGCTCTGACTGAGACACACGTCCCCATCCTGCTCATTCTGGACACGTCCAGACTCCCCCCAATAAGACgttttttccatctctgtctttaaaatccaataaaaaagaCACTTGAGCCGCTGCTCTTTCTTCCACTGGGAGTGGAGACCATTAGATGTTCTACTGGAATAACTTTTCATGCTCAGTAGATTTCAAGCTGCTTATGAACGGCCGGGGACGGCGGCCTCATGCTGGACTACTTAGTTTTCACGTCCTCTCCTTCAGGATCACATTTCTCATTAACTAGGACCGTCCCACCGTCTTCAGTCTGCAGGACTTGGAGGGGAAGGGACGGTGTCCTCAtgaggacgggaggtcccagagGAGACGGCGTGTTACCACGGAGATGGAGTTCAAGAACCATGGAGACGGCACCGGATCATCGGCTCCATCTCACAACATCGACATGGAACAAAGCTAACTGCTGCGCTACAACATGACAGATTTAGCTGCTGTTTAACACCTGCTGCCAGGTCGGCCTCTCCAGGGAAAAacacacaggaagtgatgcgttCAACGCCACTGGCAGCCTTAACAGCGGTCTGTCTGGACTAAACAGTGGAAGAACTGGGCTGTCCTCAGCAGCAATCAGTGGAAAGACAGAAAGACGTCATGGTCACATCTGAGTTTATGTTCACACTTTGGGACAAAACGATCACTTGTTCAgtccagaaatattttcaaagactGAGAGGTTAAAGATTTATAACTATCTGTTTTCATATTCCTAATTGgcaaaaaacaagattttttatCCTTCAGCAActgaaaatagagaaaatagaGAACCAGGTTCTTCAAAAGAGAACAGAAATTTAGATTAAGAACTGATTTGCATCAAACCATTttcccaaaataaatatttctataaatgaTCACTTCAATAAAACTGGGAATTATTTTATGACtgactttaaatcagaaaatagaaaaataaatcaataaataatcagATAATAATGATTTTACTATAATACATTTGAATTTggttatttatagttttcttattttaatacatttaaaacttttacctAAATATGATTAATTATTTCAGCCATTATTTTACCAGCATGTTACTTGAGAGAAAATCTCGTTTATTAATTTCTAGATGAATgtatcaatatttaatattgtatttaaatatttatctcatTTGATGTCAGGTTGTTGCACTTTTGACCCTCAAATTCTCCACCTTTAACCTCTGACCCCACTAATGATATTTACACTCAAACACAGTGTGTGTGaggtgtgtcagtgtgtgtttggGTCACAGTGTCCAACATCAAGCGCTCCCAGAAATGAGAAGCAGATTAAGTACAGAGTGACCATGTGAGGAAAACGCtgctatacacacacacacacacacacacacccccacacacacacacacacacacagctgcactCAGTGCTGGGTGTTCCTCTCAACAGTCAGGTTGTCAGATAAGTTCAGATGTTCACTCTAAACTTGGAGCCATCAGCAGTTTCTAACAGTTCTGCTCTGAACATCTCACTGGTTTCTCCAGACGTCATAAAgatcaaagcagcagaaatattcCTGACTCAAATCTTTatcagaaattacatttttctggaGCTTTTGAATGCAGCAGAACAGGTTTACATATTGAGACGTAGGAATATTTCAGGAATATctaaagaaaatcatttgtgAATCATTTCCAAACAGGTAAACATCTTTTCTCTGCAGAGTTTCTGAAACCAAAATGTTAAGCAGgacaaatttattattattatttaacaaaacCTATTTAGTTCTGACACTTTTAGACTCTCTGGGACATGAGATgaagctgagctgcagcttttGGAAGAAAGTGGAAGAAACAATCAAAGCCTGAGACGCTcagcagagagaggagaagCTGCAGGAGGATCTGGAAGGCAGAGGAAACAAAACTTCACTCCTGCTCAGCTGCTGCTAAACATTCAGGAACAGTAAAAGCTGAACGTCTAAACTCCAGCAGCCTGATCACTCTCCTGTCTATGTGACTTTTCTTTGTCTCCTCCTGGAATCAGAGCAGAAGAAAGCGTCTCACCTGGACCAGAGTCATCTGCGAGCCGAGCGCCAGCAGGATTTTCTCCGTCTTGGTCGGGTACGGGTTGTCTCTGTGCTTGTAGAGCCACTGCTTGAGCGGCCGCGCCATGTCCTGCAGGGCCTGGCGCTTGTGTCGCACTTTGCTGCCGCTGGGACGACCCCTGTGCGCCAGCAGGGACAGCATTTAAACGCAGGCAAACAACCGGACACACCCCAGGGCTTCAGCATGCAGATGTCAGAAATTCACGCCGCGTCTAAAATGTCGGCAGATGAATCAGAGAAACGTCCTGAACCCACAGGAGGAACACCTGAACCTGCAGATGTCAGTATGGTGCTGCTCTCCACTTCTCCTTTAGCTCCCAAAACGGCTCCACTGGCTGCAGATGGAACCATTTTAGTCGGACCTCAAAGCGGGCCcgaggttctggttctccaAATATTTTCCTTGTAATCTGGATCAGCCTGAACATCGTGGAGCGCATTtcactctgacctttgaccccagagCTCTGTTACAGGACATTCCTCATTTGTATCCAAAAGGAAAATCATTTTGTATGAAACTGTAAGTAAATTCAGGCAGCGAGATTGAAAGTGTTCATGGAAACTCTGGCTAACGCTGCCAACATGTGTTTATGTTGGAATCTGTTTGGTTTGAATTCAtcctggtttttgtttgtttgtttgtttgtttgtttcttgtagagattttctctggttctggtggcCTTTCTGTGGTCAGACAGGAGAGTGGAtgatgagagagagaaaacatgaacaaaggTCATCAGGTCAGGACTGGAACCTGACGGGTCACGTGACTTTTTCACTCCTGCGCTAATAAATGATTTCAGttaggctaaaaaaaaaataatactgcatttgctaaataaacattatttatagTTTCAGTTTCCAACTGAACATTTTGATTAAAGTGTTTaatcaaagcagaaaatgtttcctttggaGCTCCAGTcagaaatgcttttgtttttccagctgtttCCAGTTTaacctttttcttatttaacattttgaataatcACCTTTTTTATATGAATATCTTTGATGTACtttataaaatttatttgaacaaataaattGAAAGGTTCATCCTTCTTATTTTCGAGATGCTGAGGGTCGGACTTTATATATTAGATACTTTAAAGACATTAGTGTCTCTGGAGCAACGAGCTACTGAACAAATATCAGCTGCTTCTTGATTCTCACCTTAATTCTGATCACAGTTTAATGGTCATTAGATCAGCAGCAGTCTAGAAAAAGGTTTATTATCGGATCTGTCAGATTGTTCTACATCACAACCTGAGGACGAAAATATTTAGAAACCACAGGAGTCTGAACGGAGACgcttttaaaatcattttagcCAAATTTGGAGCAAATGCGTATTTACGCACGACAACAGAAAAACTTCCATCATGTTCATGAATTGATTtatagtttttcatttaaaaactctgCTGCTGGACTTTATATTTATATGGGTTTAAAATCTAAACCCATATCAGTCTTTAAATCtccagtttaaatgtttcatttgctgCGCTTATTTTCGCAAAACCCGAAGATTTAATCCCGGAGATCTGAGGAGAGTTTTTCCCCGTTTCTCGCTCAGCTAACGAGTGACCAGCAGGTTGACCAGCAGGTTGACCAGCAGGTTGACCAGGCTGTCAGATATTCCCCTCCGTGGGTTCCTTCACCCACTAAAGCCGACCCACATCCACGCATGCTGAGCAGCAGCCTCTACCAGAACAGAGAGCCTCACATACCCGCTCCGCCTGTGTCTGGCCGCCTGGCTGTCTCTGATGGCCGGGCTGCTGCAGAGGAGATCTGGATGTTGGCCGTCGATGACCTCCAGGTAATTTCTGCTGCTCATTTCCACTTCCTTCGCCTTCTCCTCAAACAGGACCTGACTGCTCAGCTTGTTAAACACAACGGTGTTCATCTTTGGCCGCTCGGTCCGCAGATCTCTCTGCTGCGCTCCAATCCAAAAGGTTCGTGGAGGAAAACTGTCCCCGCGTCTCTCCTGCGGAAGAATAGATCACATTTAGTTTGAGGATCATATGAACTAAATCCTTCATCTAAACTCCTCCAcatgcagcagcttcagagTTAAAGGCGAGCGGAGCCGCGGCGCTCTGACTCCACTTCTGTGTCTCTTTAGAAACAATCACAACCTGTTTGCTTCATTCAGTCTCCTCCCGCTTCTAATGCGGAGAGGCGCTTCTTTCTGCGCACTTTCATTGCGCATTAATTAGCACAATCAGCTAAGAAATAAATCCGGGATGAGTCGGTGCGGACAGCGGAACAGTTACTGGTTCTAGATCCACTTTCCTGCTGCgctgtggggggaaaaaaacaacccacgAAGAGACACGCAGACTGTGGATGGTGAGAATCTCATTTATTCTACAGGAAGAAATTCATGTGAATTCTGTTAAAGCGACTCTAAACTACAGTGTGAAGCAGATCAACCGACTTCCTGCTTCAGAAACGACctgctctttctctctctctgcagcttcATCGCTGTTATCAGCTGATTTGTCTCGGACGcggatccagcagcagcagcagcagcttcgtGGAAAACAGCTGGAATATTTTCTTGACATCGACTAAAGTGATGCTGGCAGTAATGTGACTGATTCCAAGTTGGGTTGAAGCAGCTGGAGCTGCGCCTTCAGAACATCTGAACCTTTCATTCAACCAGTGAGTGGATCTGTGGCAGTTACCTTCCCCGGCTCCCTCCTGCGTCTCTCGGCTGTGCTGAACAATAATCCCGCTCCCAGCCGCCCATGCCCCGCTCACATGTTCCCCGCCTGAGTTTCTGAGCTCCAACCACACGGACCGCCGTCTCCTCCTCTGGTTTTATCCGGCGGCCCGGGACTCTGAATATCTGCGCCTGCTCATGTTTCCTTGCACAGAGGCTGAGCCTGCGaacatcctgctgctgctttaggCCGGTTCAGGGGCAGCGGCCCCcagagggaaggagagggaggcGGGCATGAGTCTGAAAGAAGCAGGCTGTCTGTCTGAGCCACTGAGGATTAGAGACCCAATGGACAAATAATGTCTGTTTAGGAgctgctggctgctgctgctgctgctgatggagtttaatttattatgtcaAAAAGCTTGAATAGATTTTAGCTGCTAAAGATTCATGGTTTGATTTGATTGGCCAGGAAGCTGAAGGACAGAGCAACTTAAAGCTTTCACAGatgaaaaagataaaacagcaGCTGTAACTGAATAACTTGGAACTTGTTCCTGTTTATgttagctagcattagcattgtgGCACAGCCAGCTGCTACAGCAGGTtagaaaagttaaagtttaaaactaaatttctcTCAATCAAATCCAGGTTCAGTGAAAATAGTAAGTTTGTTCAGTAGCCGTCATTATCAATGTTGCTGAGGATGTTGATCATTGCTGATCCTAATCACTAATAATGATCAGGATTGTTATTCTGATCATTATTAGTGATCATCAGGataattgtatttgtttaattatatcCATAAACAAAGTTAGACAGCTGGACCATCTGCATCTGCCTAAAGCTGAAGTTAGCATCTCTGCTCTCTGCTACTTCAGTGAAATCCAGACAAATAGAAGAAACAGTTGGACTATAAATAGCCACAACTGATTCCTCCTGTCACATTATGGGCCCATGACTCAAAGGTTCTGAGGTTCTCAGCTGTGGGTTCCTTTGGGGTTTATCCAGAGTAGTTATTCCAGGGATGTGACTAACCATCTGAAGTGTTCAGCCTCTGtgtaattattgtttatttgtgcttattttcatttaaaagggGGAACTGACTTTTACTAAGAGTTTGTGAAAACATGCAATGATTGACCCAATCATGTAATGGGGTTAATTAAGGTCAGGAAGGGTTTATTTGCTCAGGTTTTCCACAATATTGTAGCTTTGCCTTCTGGCCTGAGGTGAACTTCTGTTGCCTCCTCTCACATTATTGCTGTTATCCAAACCTGTGGCTCAGCAGcaacctgctgcagcttctcttGAATCTTAATCCAGCCTCTCCAAAGCTTCAGCTTTTCCGCCCTGCACCTCAGACTGCTGCCTGTCTGTTGCCCTCTGTGGTTGAATAAAACCATTCAACAGGTAGACCAACATTAATCATGATGTCCCAACCCAAAGGAATCGGTGACGGGGAGTCTGCAACAGGAACTCTTTACCAAATCCTCTTCTAACAGACTTCTTTATGACACTGAGGTTAAcaataaagacattaaaaaggaaccaaaataataatttaacagtttGATCCCTGGTTTGAAGAGATTTTCCTCAGAGCTTCATACAAAGTTACGTTTCTATTCTCTGCATTGTCCAATCTGTTCACTGTTGTTAAACACAGACTTCACCTCCTGCATGTTTAGATCATTCACAGGAAATATAACACAACAATAAAGTAAACTAATTCTAGACCTTTTAGTTCTTTTAGGTGTGAGCTCATTCTGACTAAAAGGAAACTTGGAGTCATTTCATCAAAGTTGCATTTTGTGTCTCGGTTTACGAATGATCTGAGATCtaaggaaaaatatattttagaaagaTATGAccttttttaataattacagcAGCCTATTTTGCAAGAACAGTGACAGAGGTTCAGTACATGAAGATCCAGACTGGTAAAATCAGAAAGCAGACATCTAGAACCCATCATGACTCTGACTGGAACATCCTGTTTTTATTCCTCATTCAGTTGGAATTAAAGGAGCTGCCAATTAAAGATGTCCTTTACTACAAATCTGTGTTTCCTCAATGGAAACATGTTAGGTCATTACAGACCAGATTATATTTGTGCTTCTGTCTGTAACCACAATCTCTCATTGAGGATGATGTTTTTCCTCTAGACTTGGACCTCATTGCTCCATGTAAACCAGGCTGGAATTACAAGCCGTCTCACACAAGCTATAAAGCCACAGGCAGATTGGTTGGGTAGCTTAGCCAACTTTGGAAACTGTGACTGAAGGGAAAGTGAGCAGGTTGTTGAAATGACCCAATTCCATCTTTTAAGAGAAATGTTCAGCATTTGGGATGCCAGTCAGTGTTAAGTTGTCTGTACTGAAAATCATCAGGAAACTGAAAGCTGTTGGAAGTTACTGGGATTGATGTCTAGAATCATAGAGAGGAAGAAAGTAGAACAGCCACTACTGTCTGAAACCCTGACCTCTGCTGCAGCTCTAAAAACACATGAATGGTGACTAAAGAGGAAAAGTTCCTTCAGTGATGGATGTCTGTCAGCATGTTTTCCACTCTGAACTCAACCCTCTGATCTTGCAAATTGAAAGAACAAATCAGTGTTTTTGTGCAGTCGTCCTCCCTCATGTTAGAATAACAAAGACTCAAAGGTCATGTTTTACTGCCAGTGTGAAAACTTAAAAGGaacatttcagatatttctgCGTCATCACCTCTGAAATGCTGCTTGTGGTATCTCTGCTTGTTGAGTCTTCAGCTGCATTTCTCTGCAAAGCTCTGCAGTATTAGGGAGTGTTTGGGCAGACTGACAGACAGCAGCGAGCGAGACTGGATCACTGCTTACTTCTGCATTAAACAAAAGAGAAGGACAATTACTGATGTCACatttaaagtgtgaaaaaagGCCAAATCTCAGAGATACAACAATCCTCATCTGACCTTTCAACTGATTTACTGCTTTCCCAAATATTCCTGCTAATTCTGTGAAGAAACTCAAACAGAGAACTTCTGCTGGTTGGTGCCGTTTTCTTCAGCCTCATGTCTTCCACTCCAGTCCTGAACAGCGATGGCTTGATGAAAAGGTCCTGATGAAAACTCTGGGATAATAAAATAGTTGGTGGGGAGCCATGTAGCTCTCAGGTTAGCTTACGTTCCACTGAGGGAAACCTGGCCGGGACTCTGGTTCACTCATCCTCATCTGCTGCGAACCAGAACCGCCTGTTGGCTTCATTATCCTTCTACTTTCTCAGCTCAGCCAAACAGGAAGAGGCGAGGGCCCAGATGGTTTAAAGGTCACACAGAACCTGCTGCCGATAGAAAACTGAACAGTAAACTGAGCATCATCACAATGCAATTGAAAGAAGCTGACAGTAAATCACCATAAAGGAAAACTCacttcaaacatgttttttaagaaatgaCCTAATGAGGCCAATCAGTAAactttttatacatatatatatatattttttaaacgaCAGTCGTAGCTTTCAAGTTTCTTCCAATCAAAGTTCTGGTCTGGAAGATTTCCCAGTTTCCTCAGTTCTGAAGGTCAGGTAAAGAACTGAAAGCTCTCCGTGTCAATGTGCCGTTAGCCGAATACTTTCCGTCTTCGACgggtttttcaaaaaaatgtcgACAGAAAAATCTGGAGGCCATTTGTCATTTTGACAGATCACAATTCACACTGGAACCACCTGGTCTAGTGTGATGAGATTTAGATTTTATGCACAAAGGTAACTACatcaatcaatgaaaaaaaaaaaaaagattttcatcaGAGCACCATCTCAAAGCTGGAAACCGTACTCAACGTATctcacgatcttagagctgacAAACGC
This portion of the Xiphophorus hellerii strain 12219 chromosome 21, Xiphophorus_hellerii-4.1, whole genome shotgun sequence genome encodes:
- the LOC116711918 gene encoding homeobox protein Mohawk-like, with product MNTVVFNKLSSQVLFEEKAKEVEMSSRNYLEVIDGQHPDLLCSSPAIRDSQAARHRRSGGRPSGSKVRHKRQALQDMARPLKQWLYKHRDNPYPTKTEKILLALGSQMTLVQVSNWFANARRRLKNTVRQPDLSWALRIKLYNKYVQGNAERLSVSSDDSCSQDGDNPQRTQSGPEDLTKPLYQSVIKKEGSPMVGVAIGMDPGLRSAVEAEDYVSPPKYKSSLLHRYLNDSLRHVMVANAVMDARKRNHSGSFSSNEFDDELLSPSSSEAEAHFVYRAEATDHGSSQHDKGNGGVAATQKAKDETYWKEINAAMALTNLAQGKDSVSGTTSCIIQKSSHIAEVKTVKKVLALTSSHPKVETSKHSSLRKFELNSPLNEENCFLRREKGLFKAEDEIILSC